The genomic DNA ggtggcatccacgcggcacgccacttgaagCCCCTTGGTgctatttcacgaaaaattttgcTCCACTCagagaccttgcgttcttccacacgcAGGAGGGGTAGCAATCGAGAAATAATTGACTCTGgaccattaaaatacataatcgaGCGCACCAAACGCAGAGGGTTTGCGTGActttggagccaaatttgtaaaagcatAGGGGATCCTCTTATCCTTCGGTCGCATGTTCTCAAGACGCGGTCGAGGGACCGGATGGTCTCAGCCACGAGGGCTACCTCATAACCACGCCCTCCGACCATTTGGAGGACAACGCTGGCCAAGGCCGCATCGATGAGACTATgcgagcgagggaataagaGGATCCCAAAAATTAGCAATAGAACAGCATGACATAAATCCTTTCGAAGAAAATTCCCCTGGACCTTATGCGCTCGGGACTCAATAAAAAAGAGGAGTTTCTCGATTGCAATCTCCGTGCTGCCGGAGTATGCGAGTTCAGCATTCAAACGAGTCGTGGGAACCCCGAGTAGGCGTGAGACTAGGGTTGATCGGGCGGTGTGGAAGTTGGGTTCTACAATGCCGTGGACAACTGCGGTTCGACCGATAAGTGTCCGGTACTCCTCGATGTTTGGCGTGAGCTCGGTACCCTGTATGTCGAAGACGGCGCGACTTGGGTTCCAGAATGCGATGGCGGCttcgaggaaattccaatcaacTTGCCGAGTAGCCAACAAAGGGATATCCCCTACGAACATAGAGATGCAACGGCGGTCGACTGGGCATAATGCTTTTCATATACGGGTAATCTCCTCGAGCGGTGGTgtgactctgtcgaggcgcgggcaggagaccgggcgtgacatcccttaccaagatcaaaggaaaatcgacttaaaactagtcaatacaaatgacaccctaattttgaaattggattatgcatgcatgcagaaaataaaaaatgcccacggcttaatgaaTAGTATACATCgcacatctctctcaagagcagaaaatattcaaattggcgcgcaggccgactcaaggactgtTGTTGGAGTCCGGTTGGAGGATggcgtggagctcctgcagaatgcatggttttagtactacagggatcgtgctacgtaaggatgggggctcccgactcaagggtgtcaattccttgaaatcgagcggggatctttgggggcctaatcgacggtccaaccgtgcgacgtacccttactccgaacccctatctaacctgtgttTCCTAAAATTGGTCGTAGGACGCGACCCGTAGGTATctgaagctagtatgatatgcaatgtgcatgcgagaaataaaaatgcgtaaagtagataagcggaaacTTGCAGAaaacgataaataaacaagcaaacaaagcaagcgagaatgagcccgaaccctctaagtgtccccagtgaagtcgccaagctgtgcgcacccgaattttgtctcgtcggggcacgcatgcgcgcgcctaaatgcaacgcggcttgggagtgtccaccttcccggggacgtacgacggacgcacgtgagaaagagtcgccacttaccattttacgacccgaaggtcgagggctgacaagttacccaggtccaGGGatacagggtacacctaaaatgttaaggcaatggtctgtacggaaccgaaaattccaaattcgggggttctattacgtgtgggcctatattccacatgccctttcggtactttaGCTTGTCTAggttgccattttaatttaattaccgcttaattaagtttcgctcatcttatgcgttttgacaccgtaaattcaaagaaacactctgaccgtccactctccgaccgggattttacatgatatatgtataatataaaaccttacattgttctctcaaataaataaaagacaagctacaatgactaaatcccggtcggttcgcattcggccatgatttcactcacgctcaccgtatagttttggaaaagaccgaaaattaaattaaatgcgcactcggtgtatgggggtattggatcccgtgatcgacggttatgggcgttggacccagtgtgaatcgagtcctaagggatcaggctcgatccgcataacaatccaGTGccaaagatgtaacaagcaagcttagataaacaatcaatggggttttgttatcgccgaatttacgtgaattaactgattattacccgaggtatcttggtatacaaatcctaccttaaaacaagcaaaaaagagtgatggatagggtatgtagcatccggcattattttaacggacccgacagacgtgatgtccatagttaagtctcgaatgtgtgggttgtttttagattattctgtatcgtgacaatatagctt from Punica granatum isolate Tunisia-2019 chromosome 2, ASM765513v2, whole genome shotgun sequence includes the following:
- the LOC116194437 gene encoding uncharacterized protein LOC116194437, which translates into the protein MFVGDIPLLATRQVDWNFLEAAIAFWNPSRAVFDIQGTELTPNIEEYRTLIGRTAVVHGIVEPNFHTARSTLVSRLLGVPTTRLNAELAYSGSTEIAIEKLLFFIESRAHKVQGNFLRKDLCHAVLLLIFGILLFPRSHSLIDAALASVVLQMVGGRGYEVALVAETIRSLDRVLRTCDRRIRGSPMLLQIWLQSHANPLRLVRSIMYFNGPESIISRLLPLLRVEERKVSEWSKIFREIAPRGFKWRAAWMPPGPMALRCPDFYGVPLMSHAGSTTYFPARVVRQLGGLQTVPEDTTRTRFEHTWREDQTPADRQSNVDQILDAWRTVITELPYFPEHPTLDERDFQVTEEYILRFYRWGPAAHEDLVNSPRVGDGGSPGATPTPNMAIQAELTHLRAERDRLR